A window of Juglans regia cultivar Chandler chromosome 7, Walnut 2.0, whole genome shotgun sequence contains these coding sequences:
- the LOC109001483 gene encoding mediator of RNA polymerase II transcription subunit 12 isoform X1 produces the protein MQRYHPAGCASAVNNSTIGGPSARDTARADSSSLSANFGLNSRRQSQLTPYKLKCDKEPLNSRLGPPDFHPPTTNCPEETLTRDYVQSGYKETIEGIEDSREISFTQVQAFTKPVVVKCKEAIRKRFRAINESRAQKRKAGQVYDVPLSGSQLTKPGIFPEQRASGEDFRKKWIEGLSQPHKRLRFLADHVPHGFRRKSLFEILIRNNVPLLRATWFIKVTYLNQVRPGSASISSGAPEKAQLSRTELWTKDVIDYMQYLLDEFFSRNNFHSIPHGRDRSTQVPYAGSLQHRSDLSSAVLDGEEPSLHFKWWYMARLLQWHHAEGLLLPSLIIDWVLNQLQEKDFLEILQFLLPIIYGVLETVVLSQTYVRSLAGVAIRFIREPSPGGSDLVDNSRKAYTTSALVEMLRYLILAVPDTFVALDCFPLPPYVVSHAVNDGNFISKVSGDAEKKKNGSAEVASLFKSKAIDAQYQSLAFDHVVSSIQKRANNLATAARPGYPGRSLAKAVQSLDKSLVHGDVRGACKFLFEDHCDGAIAEGWIAEVSRCLRSSLKWIGTVTLSFVCSVFFLCEWATCDYRDFRTVPPDNLKFSGRKDFCEVYIAIRILKLKVKDLQSSSRGKSGNALGISGVGRGSSQQNSGRTSVGNVFEINNNLRSVDRSCVKSDIFDSPGPLHDIIVCWIDQHEVRNGEGCKRLHLLFVELVRAGIFYPQAYVRQLIVSGILEMNGPVVDLDRRKRHYRILKQLPGLFMCDALEEARIAERPKLLEAMHIYSNERRLVLRGLSCDQRKNSKTANISAQKPIHGKDGVSLAPIEHWKASQSSSNVLPAKNVKNDFDVEELKMAISVLLHFPNNSSLSMDIGLDESQGSVKRDFGSIINKMDLLEGTPGCEECRRAKRQKLSEERSPYLQVHSPIPSDDEDTWWVRKGPKSLESFKVEAPLKSTKQVPRSRQKTVRKTQSLSQLAYSRIEGSQGASTSHVCDGRISCPHHKSGMEGETPKSADGIKTTHCGDIVNIGKALKKLHFGEKRTLTVWLMTVVRQLIEETEKTVVKVGQFGRPFTPVDDRSSIQWKFGEDELSAILYLMDLTNDLVPAVKFLLWLFPKVLSSSNFTIHAGRNVLMLPRNVDNQVCEVGEAFLLSSLRRYENILVAIDLIPQALSATMHRAAAVMASIGRVSGSTALVYARYLLKKYGNVGSVIEWEKSFKATCDKRLLSELESGRSVDGELGFPLGVPAGVEDLDEFFRQKIGGGRSSRVGMNMRDIVQRHIDDTCNYFLGKERKLFAAGPPKGPVFDKWDDGYQVAQLIITGIMDCFRQTGGAAQEGDPSLVSSAVSAIVSNIGPTIAKMPDFPGYNNINISSAAGSLNFSRHILRIHITCLCLLKEALGERQSRVFEIALATEASSALAGVFSPVKASRTQFQLSPEAHESNANMSNESLSSSTKLVFSRSTKIAAAVSALVIGAVIHGATSLERIVTVFRLKEGLDVIQFVRNTRSNSNGNARSIGAPRVDNSVEVYVHWFRLLVGNCRTVCDGLIVELLGKPYIVALSRMQRMLPLSLVFPPAYSIFAYLMWRPFIVNTNLATREDINQLYQSLTMAMVDAIKHLPFRDVCLRDSRGFYDLVAADGSDAEFAAMLELTVSDNHLKSTAFLPLRARIFLNAIIDCKMPQSLSALEDGNRISGHGESRVQYLESETKLLDKLVHVLDTLQPAKFHWQWVELRLLLNEQSLIEKIENHDMSLVDALRSSSPTPEKAAASENENNFIVVILTRLLVRPDAAPLFSEVFHLFGQSLEDSMLLQAKWFLGGQDVLFGRKTIRQRLISIAESKGLSTKPQFWKPWGWFNSGSHPSPKRGDKKFEVSSLEEGEVVEEGIDLKRYGKGSTQILDTEGSNVNLQHVTEQALIELLLPCIDQSSDESRNTFASDLIKQFNGIEQQINAVTRGASKQAGLIPSGIEGPANKGNNRKVMRGGSPGLARRPAGTMDSAPPSPAALRASMSLRLQLLLRFLPIICGDGEPSGRSMRHTLASIILRLLGNRVVYEDADLSFYPTQNYFSKRELESPVEASSAASVDFSGESLFDRLLLVLHGLLSSFQPSWLRSKPTSKSSSEITKESPGLDREVAETLQNDLNRMPLPETIRLRIQTAMPILLPSVHWSVSCQPPSVPGAALALLQPSISTTGVHSCPPQRIPAPLARTAANTSGKFKSMPLQLDHDMEIDPWTLLEDGAGSGPSSSNTAVIGSGDQANLRASSWLKGAVRVRRTDLTYTGAMDEDS, from the exons GCTGGTCAGGTTTATGATGTGCCACTTTCTGGTTCACAATTAACTAAACCTGGTATCTTTCCTGAACAAAGAGCATCTGGTGAAGACTTCCGGAAGAAATGGATTGAG GGTCTATCACAACCACACAAACGGTTACGTTTTTTGGCCGATCATGTTCCTCATGGATTTAGGAGAAAATCTCTCTTTGAGATTCTAATTAGGAATAATGTTCCATTATTGAGAGCAACTTGGTTCATCAAAGTAACTTATCTTAATCAG GTTCGGCCTGGTTCTGCAAGTATCTCTTCAGGGGCTCCTGAAAAAGCTCAGTTGTCTCGCACTGAACTCTGGACAAAAGATGTCATTGATTATATGCAATATCTCTTGGATGAGTTTTTCTCTAGAAACAATTTTCATTCTATTCCACATGGCAGAGATCGGTCAACACAAGTGCCTTATGCTGGGTCTTTACAGCATAGGAGTGATCTGTCATCAGCAGTTCTTGATGGTGAGGAGCCTTCCCTGCATTTCAAATGGTGGTACATGGCACGTCTCTTGCAATGGCACCATGCGGAAGGGCtacttcttccttctcttatcATTGATTGGGTTCTGAATCAACTGCAG GAAAAGGATTTTCTCGAGATTTTGCAGTTTCTGTTGCCTATTATATATGGTGTTTTAGAAACTGTTGTTCTATCTCAAACATATGTACGGAGTCTCGCTGGGGTAGCTATTCGTTTCATTCGTGAACCTTCTCCTGGTGGATCAGATCTAGTAGATAATTCGCGGAAGGCATATACAACTTCTGCGCTGGTTGAGATGCTTCGGTATTTAATACTGGCTGTACCTGATACATTTGTTGCATTGGACTGCTTTCCTTTACCACCCTATGTAGTATCCCATGCAGTAAATGATGGGAATTTCATATCGAAGGTTTCTGGGgatgcagaaaagaaaaaaaatggttctGCAGAAGTTGCTTCATTGTTCAAAAGTAAAGCTATAGATGCTCAATATCAATCCTTGGCCTTTGATCATGTTGTTTCCTCTATTCAGAAACGTGCCAATAATCTTGCAACAGCTGCAAGACCTGGCTATCCAGGGCGTAGTCTGGCTAAAGCTGTACAGTCCTTGGATAAATCTCTTGTGCATGGAGATGTCAGAGGAGCTTGTAAATTTCTCTTTGAAGATCATTGTGATGGTGCTATTGCTGAAGGTTGGATTGCAGAAGTAAGCCGATGCCTAAGGTCATCGTTGAAGTGGATTGGGACTGTGACTTTATCATTTGTTTGTTCTGTGTTTTTCCTTTGTGAATGGGCAACATGTGATTACAGGGATTTTCGGACTGTCCCACCTGATAACCTTAAGTTTTCAGGCAGAAAAGATTTTTGTGAAGTATATATTGCAATTCGAATTTTAAAGCTGAAGGTAAAAGATTTGCAAAGTTCATCTCGAGGCAAGAGTGGGAACGCCCTTGGAATTAGTGGCGTTGGAAGAGGTTCCTCTCAGCAAAACTCTGGCAGGACATCTGTGGGAAAtgtatttgaaattaataacaATTTGAGAAGTGTGGATCGAAGTTGTGTGAAGTCGGATATATTTGACAGCCCTGGTCCCTTACATGATATCATAGTCTGCTGGATTGATCAGCATGAAGTACGCAATGGAGAAGGTTGCAAACGCCTTCATCTACTCTTTGTGGAACTCGTACGTGCTGGCATATTTTACCCCCAGGCATATGTGAGACAGCTGATAGTAAGTGGAATATTGGAAATGAATGGACCTGTGGTTGACCTTGACAGACGGAAGAGACATTATCGAATATTGAAGCAGTTACCTGGGCTCTTTATGTGTGATGCTTTGGAAGAAGCAAGGATTGCTGAAAGGCCAAAACTTTTGGAGGCCATGCATATTTACTCAAATGAACGCCGCCTTGTACTTCGTGGATTGTCTTGCGATCAAcggaaaaactcaaaaactgcAAATATATCAGCTCAGAAGCCCATCCATGGGAAGGATGGTGTTTCCTTAGCTCCCATTGAACACTGGAAAGCTTCTCAATCATCATCTAATGTATTACCTgctaaaaatgttaaaaatgattttgatgttgAGGAGCTGAAGATGGCCATCTCAGTACTGCTGCATTTTCCAAACAATTCATCTTTATCCATGGATataggacttgatgaatctcAAGGGAGTGTCAAGAGGGATTTTGGGTCAATCATCAACAAGATGGATCTGTTGGAAGGTACACCTGGGTGTGAAGAATGTAGAAGGGCAAAGAGACAAAAATTAAGTGAGGAAAGGAGCCCATACCTTCAAGTACATTCACCTATTCCATCAGACGATGAAGATACATGGTGGGTGAGGAAGGGGCCTAAATCTTTGGAGTCCTTCAAAGTTGAAGCTCCACTTAAGTCAACCAAGCAAGTCCCCAGGAGTCGGCAGAAGACTGTGCGCAAAACTCAAAGTCTTTCTCAGTTAGCATATTCTAGAATTGAGGGTAGCCAGGGAGCATCTACAAGTCACGTATGTGATGGTAGGATAAGCTGTCCTCACCATAAATCTGGAATGGAAGGAGAGACTCCTAAGTCAGCTGATGGGATCAAAACAACCCATTGCGGAGACATTGTTAACATTGGAAAGGCTTTAAAGAAGCTGCATTTTGGAGAAAAGAGGACACTTACAGTTTGGTTGATGACTGTTGTTAGGCAGCTTATTGAAGAGACAGAAAAGACTGTGGTCAAGGTTGGCCAGTTTGGTAGGCCTTTCACTCCTGTTGATGATCGGAGCTCTATACAGTGGAAGTTTGGAGAGGATGAACTGTCTGCTATACTGTATTTGATGGATCTAACAAATGATTTAGTTCCAGCGGTCAAATTTCTCCTTTGGTTGTTTCCAAAGGTTCTCAGTAGCTCAAATTTTACAATCCATGCTGGGAGAAATGTTTTGATGCTGCCAAGGAATGTGGACAACCAAGTTTGTGAAGTAGGGGAGGCATTTCTTTTGTCATCCCTTCGAAG GTATGAGAACATACTTGTTGCGATAGATCTTATTCCTCAAGCTTTGTCGGCCACAATGCATCGTGCTGCAGCAGTTATGGCCTCAATTGGAAGAGTTTCTGGTTCAACTGCCCTAGTTTATGCTCGATATCTTTTGAAGAAATATGGCAATGTGGGTAGTGTCATTGAATGGGAGAAGAGTTTCAAGGCTACATGTGATAAGAGACTTCTTTCTGAACTTGAATCTGGACGCTCAGTAGATGGAGAGTTGGGGTTTCCACTTGGAGTTCCTGCAGGAGTTGAGGATCTTGATGAATTTTTCCGTCAAAAGATAGGTGGTGGTCGGTCATCAAGAGTGGGTATGAACATGAGAGATATAGTGCAACGACATATTGATGATACTTGTAACTATTTCCTTGGTAAAGAGAGAAAGCTTTTTGCTGCTGGTCCACCGAAAGGTCCTGTTTTTGACAAATGGGACGATGGATATCAGGTCGCTCAGCTAATAATTACAGGAATAATGGACTGCTTTAGGCAGACTGGTGGTGCCGCTCAAGAAGGGGACCCCTCATTAGTGTCTTCTGCTGTTTCTGCAATCGTTAGTAATATTGGACCAACTATAGCGAAAATGCCTGATTTTCCaggatataataatataaacatttcaTCTGCTGCAGGTTCATTGAATTTTTCTAGACACATTTTGCGTATCCATATAACTTGCCTATGCCTGCTTAAGGAAGCTCTTGGAGAGCGCCAAAGCCGTGTATTTGAGATAGCTCTTGCAACAGAAGCTTCTTCTGCCCTGGCTGGAGTTTTTTCTCCTGTAAAGGCATCTCGCACTCAGTTTCAGTTGTCTCCTGAAGCTCATGAATCCAATGCAAACATGTCAAATGAAAGTTTGAGCAGTTCTACAAAACTAGTGTTCAGCAGATCAACAAAAATTGCAGCTGCTGTGTCTGCCCTTGTGATTGGGGCAGTTATTCATGGGGCTACTAGCCTGGAGAGAATTGTAACTGTCTTCCGCTTGAAGGAAGGATTGGATGTAATTCAATTTGTGAGGAATACAAGATCCAATTCAAATGGTAATGCCCGTTCAATTGGGGCTCCGAGGGTGGATAACTCGGTTGAAGTTTATGTGCATTGGTTTAGACTGCTGGTGGGAAATTGTAGAACTGTCTGTGATGGACTGATTGTGGAACTCTTGGGTAAACCATACATAGTGGCACTTTCAAGGATGCAGCGAATGCTGCCTCTTAGCTTAGTCTTTCCACCTGCCTATTCAATATTTGCCTACCTTATGTGGCGGCCATTCATCGTGAACACAAACCTGGCAACTCGCGAAGACATCAACCAATTATATCAATCTTTAACAATGGCAATGGTTGATGCTATAAAACACTTGCCTTTTCGAGATGTATGCTTGAGAGATAGTCGGGGTTTCTATGATCTTGTAGCTGCAGATGGTAGTGATGCTGAATTTGCTGCCATGCTAGAGTTGACTGTTTCAGATAACCATTTAAAATCCACAGCCTTTCTTCCTCTCAGAGCCAGGATTTTTCTAAATGCCATCATTGACTGTAAAATGCCTCAATCACTATCTGCACTAGAAGATGGGAATCGGATTTCCGGACATGGTGAATCTAGAGTTCAATATTTGGAGAGTGAAACAAAACTTCTAGATAAGCTTGTACATGTCTTGGATACCCTGCAACCTGCAAAATTTCATTGGCAATGGGTGGAGCTCAGGCTTCTTTTGAATGAACAATCCCTCATTGAAAAAATCGAAAACCATGATATGTCCTTAGTGGATGCTTTACGGTCCTCCTCTCCTACTCCTGAAAAAGCTGCTGCTTCTGAGAATGAGAACAACTTTATTGTCGTCATCCTTACAAGGTTACTGGTCAGACCTGATGCAGCACCCCTTTTCTCGGAGGTGTTTCATCTTTTTGGACAGTCACTGGAAGATTCAATGCTGCTACAGGCTAAATGGTTCCTGGGAGGCCAGGATGTTCTTTTTGGTCGGAAGACAATCAGACAGAGGCTTATTAGTATTGCTGAGAGTAAAGGTCTATCAACAAAGCCCCAGTTTTGGAAGCCTTGGGGCTGGTTTAATTCTGGATCTCATCCATCACCAAAGAGGGGAGACAAGAAGTTTGAAGTCTCCTCTCTTGAGGAAGGAGAAGTTGTTGAAGAGGGAATAGACTTGAAAAGGTATGGAAAAGGGTCTACTCAAATATTGGACACTGAAGGTTCCAATGTCAACCTGCAGCATGTTACGGAGCAGGCTCTCATTGAATTACTTCTTCCTTGCATAGATCAAAGCTCTGATGAATCGCGAAATACCTTTGCAAGTGATCTGATCAAGCAGTTTAATGGTATTGAGCAACAAATAAATGCAGTAACTCGTGGGGCCAGCAAGCAGGCAGGATTAATACCTTCTGGAATTGAAGGACCAGCAAACAAAGGAAATAATCGCAAGGTTATGAGAGGTGGTAGTCCTGGCTTAGCTAGACGTCCTGCAGGCACAATGGATTCTGCTCCGCCATCCCCTGCAGCTTTGCGAGCTTCTATGTCATTGCGCTTGCAGTTACTCCTGAGATTTCTTCCCATCATTTGTGGAGATGG GGAACCATCGGGCCGGAGTATGAGGCACACACTTGCCTCGATAATACTTCGTCTCCTTGGAAATCGAGTTGTGTATGAAGATGCAGACCTTTCATTTTATCCCACGCAGAATTATTTTTCCAAGAGAGAGTTGGAGTCTCCTGTAGAAGCCTCTTCGGCTGCCTCTGTAGATTTTTCTGGTGAAAGTCTCTTTGATCGGTTATTGTTAGTTTTGCATGGGTTGTTGAGTAGTTTTCAGCCGAGTTGGCTGAGGTCAAAGCCTACCTCCAAGTCAAGCAGTGAAATTACAAAGGAATCTCCTGGACTTGATCGCGAGGTAGCAGAGACTCTGCAG AATGACTTAAATCGGATGCCACTGCCTGAAACAATTCGGTTGCGAATTCAAACTGCAATGCCAATTCTTCTTCCTTCTGTCCATTGGTCCGTCTCTTGCCAGCCACCATCTGTTCCAGGTGCTGCCCTTGCTTTGCTTCAACCCAGCATCTCCACTACTGGGGTTCATTCTTGTCCACCCCAAAGGATTCCAGCTCCTTTGGCACGAACTGCAGCTAATACGTCAGGGAAGTTCAAGTCAATGCCCTTGCAGCTGGATCACGACATGGAAATTGATCCATGGACTCTCTTGGAAGATGGTGCAGGATCTGGGCCATCTTCGAGTAACACGGCTGTGATAGGCAGCGGTGACCAAGCTAATCTTCGAGCATCCAGCTGGCTTAAGGGTGCTGTAAGGGTGAGGCGGACAGACCTCACCTATACTGGTGCCATGGATGAGGATAGCTGA